A section of the Ovis canadensis isolate MfBH-ARS-UI-01 breed Bighorn chromosome 1, ARS-UI_OviCan_v2, whole genome shotgun sequence genome encodes:
- the CLDND1 gene encoding claudin domain-containing protein 1: MDNRFATAFVIACVLSLISTVYMAASIGTDFWYEYRSPIQENSSDLNKSIWNDFASDEADEKTYSDALFRYNGTVGLWRRCITIPQNTYWYSPPERTESFDMVTKCMSFTLNEQFMEKFVEPGNHNSGIDLLRTYLWRCQFLLPFVSLGLMCFGALIGLCACICRSLYPTIATGILHLLAGLCTLGSVSCYVAGIELLHQKLELPENVSGEFGWSFCLACVSAPLQFMASALFIWAAHTNRKEYTLMKAYRVA; this comes from the exons ATGGATAACCGTTTTGCTACAGCGTTTGTAATTGCTTGTGTACTTAGCCTCATTTCTACCGTCTACATGGCAGCCTCAATTGGCACAGACTTCTGGTATGAGTATCGGAGTCCAATTCAAGAAAATTCCAGCGATTTGAACAAAAGCATCTGGAATGACTTTGCTAGTGATGAGGCAGATGAAAAGACTTACAGTGATGCACTTTTCCGATATAATGGCACAGTGGGATTGTGGAGACGGTGTATCACTATACCGCAAAACACGTACTGGTATAGCCCACCAGAAAGGACAg AGTCATTTGATATGGTCACAAAATGCATGAGTTTCACACTAAATGAGCAGTTCATGGAGAAATTTGTTGAGCCTGGAAACCACAATAGTGGGATTGATCTGCTTCGGACCT ATCTTTGGCGTTGCCAGTTCCTTTTGCCTTTTGTTAGTCTAGGTTTGATGTGCTTTGGGGCTTTGATTGGACTTTGTGCTTGTATCTGCCGAAGCTTGTATCCCACCATCGCCACAGGCATTCTCCATCTCCTTGCAG GTCTGTGTACACTGGGCTCAGTGAGTTGTTACGTTGCTGGAATTGAACTACTCCACCAGAAACTGGAGCTGCCTGAGAATGTGTCTGGTGAATTCGGATGGTCCTTCTGCCTGGCTTGCGTGTCAGCTCCCTTACAGTTCATGGCTTCTGCTCTCTTCATCTGGGCTGCTCATACCAACCGGAAAGAGTACACCTTAATGAAGGCATATCGTGTGGCATGA